One window from the genome of Amycolatopsis sp. NBC_01480 encodes:
- a CDS encoding 3-keto-5-aminohexanoate cleavage protein, translating to MNHEVIVTCALTGAGDTVGRSPHVPVTPAEIAASAIEAANAGAAVVHIHVREPGTGAPSREVALYREAVRLIRESDVDVVVNLTAGMGGDLVLDQEDPLKPVDGTDLVGALERLPHVEELLPDICTLDCGSLNFGEGSQLYVSTPDMLRLGAGRIQELGVKPELEIFDTGHLWFASKMVEEGLIDAPPLFQLCMGIPYGAPADPGLLGAMVKLLPVGAQWASFAIGRDQMPWVAQSVLLGGHVRVGLEDNLYLARGVKATNGQLVERAVGIVGDLGATVVGPDRARQILGLKERVHA from the coding sequence ATGAACCACGAGGTCATCGTCACCTGCGCCCTCACCGGCGCCGGCGACACCGTCGGCCGGAGCCCGCACGTGCCGGTCACCCCCGCCGAGATCGCGGCCAGCGCGATCGAGGCCGCCAACGCCGGCGCGGCGGTGGTGCACATCCACGTCCGCGAGCCCGGGACCGGCGCGCCCTCGCGGGAGGTCGCGCTGTACCGGGAGGCGGTTCGGCTGATCCGCGAGTCCGATGTGGACGTCGTGGTCAACCTGACCGCCGGCATGGGCGGCGACCTGGTGCTCGACCAGGAGGACCCGCTCAAGCCGGTGGACGGCACTGACCTGGTCGGCGCACTGGAGCGGCTCCCGCACGTCGAGGAGCTGCTGCCCGACATCTGCACGCTCGACTGCGGCTCGCTGAACTTCGGCGAGGGCAGCCAGCTCTACGTGTCCACTCCGGACATGCTGCGCCTCGGCGCCGGCCGGATCCAGGAGCTGGGCGTGAAGCCCGAGCTGGAGATCTTCGACACCGGGCACCTGTGGTTCGCGTCCAAAATGGTCGAAGAGGGCCTGATCGACGCGCCGCCGCTGTTCCAGCTCTGCATGGGCATCCCGTACGGCGCGCCCGCCGACCCCGGGCTGCTGGGCGCGATGGTGAAGCTGCTGCCCGTGGGCGCGCAGTGGGCGTCGTTCGCGATCGGCCGGGACCAGATGCCGTGGGTCGCGCAGTCCGTGCTGCTCGGCGGGCACGTCCGGGTCGGGCTGGAGGACAACCTGTACCTGGCCCGCGGGGTCAAGGCGACGAACGGGCAGCTCGTGGAGCGCGCCGTCGGGATCGTCGGCGACCTCGGCGCCACCGTCGTCGGGCCGGACCGGGCGCGCCAGATCCTCGGGCTGAAGGAGCGCGTCCATGCCTGA
- a CDS encoding TetR/AcrR family transcriptional regulator — MDETEQLRTRVRELIRSMPGAQREFAAAIGLDETKLSKALTGTRRFSPHELVRVAEYCGVTVNWLLNGSDDAKTVTAVPAPATRLAGEPGQSEPRRRILETAWQLIAERGYHRVRIADIAKACGTSTATIHYHFPSKTEVLNEALRRNVKLAFDRQVAELHAVDDAHDRLLKLVELQLPADGVLHAEWSVWLQVWNEVSLNPALRSLYTDSYDRWHRTILMTIRTGQEQDAFHVADPEAATEQLTALIDGLGIQVLTHKPGSTVATMRKHLHDFIESSIVKGA; from the coding sequence ATGGACGAGACGGAGCAGCTGCGGACGCGGGTCCGGGAGCTGATCCGGTCCATGCCGGGAGCCCAGCGGGAGTTCGCCGCCGCGATCGGGCTCGACGAGACGAAACTGTCCAAGGCGCTCACCGGCACCCGCCGGTTTTCGCCCCACGAGCTGGTCCGCGTCGCGGAATACTGCGGCGTCACGGTCAACTGGCTGCTCAACGGCAGCGACGACGCGAAGACCGTCACCGCGGTCCCGGCGCCCGCCACCCGGCTGGCCGGTGAGCCCGGGCAATCCGAGCCGCGGCGGCGGATCCTGGAGACCGCGTGGCAGCTGATCGCCGAGCGCGGCTACCACCGGGTGCGCATCGCGGACATCGCGAAGGCGTGCGGCACCAGCACCGCCACCATCCACTACCACTTCCCGAGCAAGACCGAGGTGCTGAACGAAGCGTTGCGGCGCAACGTGAAGCTCGCGTTCGACCGGCAGGTCGCCGAGCTGCACGCCGTCGATGACGCCCATGACCGGCTGCTGAAGCTGGTCGAGCTGCAACTCCCGGCCGACGGCGTGCTGCACGCCGAATGGTCGGTCTGGCTGCAGGTGTGGAACGAGGTCTCGCTGAACCCGGCGCTGCGGTCGCTGTACACCGATTCGTACGACCGCTGGCACCGGACCATCCTGATGACCATCCGCACCGGCCAGGAGCAGGACGCGTTCCACGTGGCCGATCCCGAGGCCGCCACCGAGCAGCTCACCGCGCTGATCGACGGGCTCGGCATCCAGGTGCTCACCCACAAGCCGGGCAGCACCGTGGCCACCATGCGCAAGCACCTGCACGACTTCATCGAATCCTCGATCGTCAAGGGAGCCTGA
- a CDS encoding enoyl-CoA hydratase-related protein, protein MITASPSVVRTEVFDGVLVATIDRPGGNAMDQHVSRALFEALMRLGGDPGLHAGVVTGAGPEFFCAGWDLAPGVGGIAGVHDLFRVGKPLIAAVNGLARGGGFELALVADLIVAAEHAEFALPDPAARVPAELPEELADELRRGDGRLTAAAAARCGLVHRVVPAGTELPVALDLAHRLAAAPGAAALVKEIGRGTGKPAPGAGGE, encoded by the coding sequence ATGATCACCGCGTCCCCGAGCGTCGTCCGCACCGAAGTCTTCGACGGCGTGCTCGTCGCCACCATCGACCGTCCGGGCGGCAACGCCATGGACCAGCACGTGAGCCGGGCCCTGTTCGAAGCGCTGATGCGGCTGGGCGGTGACCCCGGCCTGCACGCCGGGGTGGTCACCGGCGCGGGCCCCGAGTTCTTCTGCGCCGGCTGGGACCTGGCCCCCGGCGTCGGCGGGATCGCCGGCGTCCACGACCTGTTCCGCGTCGGCAAGCCGCTGATCGCCGCGGTGAACGGGCTCGCCCGCGGCGGCGGGTTCGAGCTGGCGCTGGTGGCCGACCTGATCGTGGCCGCCGAGCACGCCGAGTTCGCCCTGCCGGACCCGGCCGCCCGGGTGCCCGCCGAACTCCCGGAAGAGCTGGCCGACGAGCTGCGCCGCGGCGACGGCAGGCTGACGGCGGCGGCCGCGGCGCGCTGCGGGCTCGTCCACCGCGTCGTCCCGGCGGGCACGGAACTGCCGGTGGCCCTCGACCTGGCGCACCGGCTGGCGGCGGCCCCGGGCGCGGCCGCGCTGGTCAAGGAGATCGGCCGTGGCACGGGGAAACCCGCTCCGGGGGCGGGCGGCGAGTAG
- a CDS encoding ASCH domain-containing protein, translating into MHVRVPCPNCGWAEKRGDRTKLAHLDEDGATFTAVCLDHGTYEAHIDPEDDAPYLDLATLYRNLVKERAFGRDPGTLHVMMKGGDWVFGCQLVDGALGALDTPPAHMPMRIFTPQVLAPTGAKLSKSLLREQGKGALPADVEPWMLDTSAWPGSINDYVDAMVWLVSELLTDPKHFFRSFTVKELGHLMTARPTETVIRAHEMGIYKRYFDLIATGRKTTEVRVNDSSRRKIKEGSLIRFRCQGDQVLTRVTAVNRYATFEEMFDHQDVTSVNPLANRAEQLANIRQIYPPEREAIGVVAIGIELVDPPRPA; encoded by the coding sequence GTGCACGTCCGGGTGCCATGCCCGAACTGCGGGTGGGCAGAGAAGCGCGGCGACCGCACCAAGCTCGCACACCTCGACGAAGACGGCGCCACGTTCACTGCGGTCTGCCTCGACCACGGTACCTACGAGGCCCACATTGATCCCGAAGACGACGCGCCTTACCTCGACCTGGCAACGTTGTACCGGAACCTCGTCAAGGAGCGTGCGTTCGGCCGCGACCCCGGCACGCTGCACGTGATGATGAAGGGCGGCGACTGGGTCTTCGGCTGTCAGCTCGTCGACGGGGCACTCGGCGCGCTCGACACCCCACCGGCACACATGCCGATGCGGATCTTTACCCCACAGGTGCTCGCCCCCACTGGTGCGAAATTATCGAAGTCGCTGCTGCGAGAGCAGGGAAAGGGCGCGCTGCCGGCCGATGTCGAGCCATGGATGCTCGACACCAGCGCCTGGCCCGGCTCGATCAATGACTACGTCGACGCCATGGTCTGGCTGGTCAGCGAGCTGCTGACGGACCCGAAGCACTTCTTCCGCTCCTTCACCGTCAAGGAACTAGGCCACCTTATGACCGCACGCCCCACCGAAACCGTGATCCGCGCGCACGAAATGGGCATCTACAAGCGCTACTTCGACCTCATCGCCACTGGCCGGAAAACTACGGAAGTCCGGGTCAACGACTCCAGTCGCCGCAAGATCAAGGAAGGGTCGCTGATCCGGTTCCGCTGCCAGGGCGACCAGGTCCTGACCCGCGTCACCGCTGTCAATCGATACGCCACCTTCGAGGAGATGTTCGACCACCAGGACGTCACGTCGGTCAACCCGCTCGCCAACCGTGCCGAGCAGCTGGCCAACATCCGCCAGATCTACCCACCCGAACGCGAAGCCATCGGTGTTGTCGCGATCGGTATCGAGCTGGTCGATCCGCCCCGCCCCGCCTGA
- a CDS encoding IS3 family transposase, with protein MAKYAGPDEPAGSTPPEGTRFSVLRMARLLGVSTSGYYAYMKRSAATMLTPRRQRRADLAVKILDVHTESDGTYGSPRITAELRARGETVNEKTVAAIMAGIGIEGISPRTFKVRTTVVDPAASFPPDLVRRNFDQGKLDAVWLTDITYLTCGEGDLYLCAIRDGHSRRVLGHIVADHIGADMVCEAIDAAVACRSRGVAGTVLHSDRGGEFTAGLTARACDRYGLKRSMGETGICWDNSPAESFWSTFKHEYFYRHTFTVKAELVAAVDKWIGRYNNERRHSAIGMLNPVCYEQSLTGAAKAA; from the coding sequence ATGGCGAAGTACGCCGGCCCCGACGAGCCCGCCGGCTCCACACCACCCGAGGGCACACGGTTCTCTGTCCTGCGCATGGCGCGGCTGCTCGGTGTCTCGACGTCCGGCTACTACGCGTACATGAAACGTTCCGCAGCAACGATGTTGACGCCCCGGCGGCAGCGCCGCGCTGATCTGGCGGTGAAGATCCTCGACGTACACACCGAGTCCGACGGTACCTACGGGTCCCCGCGGATCACCGCCGAACTACGGGCACGCGGTGAAACAGTGAACGAGAAAACCGTCGCGGCAATCATGGCCGGAATCGGGATCGAGGGCATCAGTCCCCGCACCTTCAAAGTCCGCACCACGGTGGTTGACCCGGCGGCGTCGTTTCCGCCGGATCTGGTGCGACGCAACTTCGACCAGGGCAAGCTCGACGCGGTCTGGCTGACCGACATCACCTACCTCACCTGCGGTGAGGGTGATCTGTACTTGTGCGCGATCCGCGACGGGCATTCCCGCCGCGTGCTCGGGCACATCGTCGCCGACCATATCGGTGCTGACATGGTCTGTGAGGCCATCGACGCGGCGGTGGCCTGCCGCAGCCGCGGTGTCGCCGGCACAGTGCTGCATTCCGATCGCGGTGGGGAATTCACGGCCGGGTTGACGGCGCGAGCCTGCGACCGGTACGGGTTGAAACGGTCGATGGGTGAGACCGGTATCTGCTGGGACAACAGCCCCGCGGAATCGTTCTGGTCAACGTTCAAGCACGAGTACTTTTACCGCCACACGTTCACAGTCAAGGCAGAACTTGTTGCTGCAGTTGACAAGTGGATCGGTCGGTACAACAATGAGAGGCGTCACTCGGCTATCGGGATGCTCAATCCTGTGTGCTACGAACAGTCCCTGACAGGCGCAGCGAAAGCTGCTTGA
- a CDS encoding transposase, producing MSVMPPRKRRSYTAEYKIEAAHRVIDSDRTIAEVARELGIDPGMFSVWVKDERRRIAAAGVHGEKPLEAAEQAELLRLRRQVAELEKDNAFLVKASAYFAAMQKNPRGSI from the coding sequence ATGTCCGTTATGCCTCCTCGTAAGCGTCGGTCGTACACGGCCGAGTACAAGATTGAGGCTGCGCATCGTGTGATCGACTCCGACCGCACGATCGCCGAGGTTGCCCGTGAGCTGGGGATCGATCCGGGGATGTTCAGTGTCTGGGTCAAAGACGAACGGCGGAGGATCGCCGCCGCCGGGGTCCACGGCGAGAAACCCCTGGAAGCTGCAGAGCAAGCCGAACTGCTGCGATTGCGCAGGCAGGTGGCCGAGCTGGAGAAGGACAACGCGTTCTTGGTAAAAGCGTCGGCGTACTTTGCCGCGATGCAGAAGAACCCGCGAGGTTCGATCTGA
- a CDS encoding ATP-binding protein → MTSISTALAVALEAAAGGDPRRYVITGGPSSGKDDLIEAVHAARIPCMAEEPGREIYRKHRERLGRHLLREDRREYSLEVLEAFVAEYTAHEHGIRLYNRGIPDGYGWEGFFGLKPTRELEEATARYRYDAIFVLDPLDTFEEPDDIVWAKDREIRRVHELIVQGYYDAGYEPVFVAPDSAASRLDFICANLRLPKPPRKV, encoded by the coding sequence GTGACCAGCATCAGCACCGCTTTGGCTGTCGCACTGGAGGCCGCGGCGGGCGGCGATCCGCGCCGCTACGTCATCACCGGCGGCCCGAGCTCCGGGAAAGACGACCTCATCGAGGCGGTGCACGCGGCCAGGATTCCGTGCATGGCCGAGGAACCCGGCCGGGAAATCTACCGAAAGCACCGTGAACGCCTCGGCCGCCACTTGCTGCGCGAGGACCGGCGCGAGTACTCGCTGGAGGTCCTCGAAGCGTTCGTCGCCGAGTACACCGCCCATGAGCACGGGATCCGCTTGTACAACCGAGGTATTCCGGATGGCTACGGCTGGGAAGGGTTCTTCGGCCTCAAACCGACCCGCGAACTGGAGGAGGCCACCGCTCGCTATCGGTACGACGCGATCTTCGTCCTCGATCCACTGGACACCTTCGAGGAACCCGACGACATCGTGTGGGCCAAAGACCGCGAGATCCGCCGCGTGCACGAACTGATCGTGCAGGGCTACTACGACGCCGGCTACGAACCGGTGTTCGTCGCCCCGGACTCCGCGGCCTCACGCCTGGACTTCATCTGCGCCAATCTGCGTCTGCCCAAACCACCCCGAAAGGTGTGA
- a CDS encoding carbon-nitrogen hydrolase family protein: MVNVAVAQFAPTDDKTANLAEVTRLVDEAAARGARLVLLPEYTMFTVPAMDQRFVDAAEDLDGPFATGLRDLAKDRGVAVVAGMNEALPGRSRISNTLVAAGPDGAIAALYRKIHLYDAFGFRESDVVEAGPITAPETFEVDGLTFGLQTCYDLRFPEVTRRLADAGAQVVLLPAEWVPGPLKEYHWSTLVRARAIENTVYVAAADQAAPTGSGTSLVVDPMGVVVASLGEQTGTAVAEVTAARITEVRAKNPALDLRRFTVAER; the protein is encoded by the coding sequence ATGGTCAACGTGGCCGTCGCGCAGTTCGCCCCGACCGACGACAAGACCGCGAACCTCGCCGAGGTGACCCGCCTGGTCGACGAGGCCGCGGCCCGCGGCGCCCGGCTGGTGCTGCTGCCCGAGTACACGATGTTCACCGTGCCCGCGATGGACCAGCGGTTCGTCGACGCCGCCGAAGACCTCGACGGACCCTTCGCCACCGGGCTGCGCGACCTCGCGAAAGACCGTGGCGTCGCCGTCGTCGCCGGGATGAACGAGGCGCTGCCCGGCCGTTCCCGGATCTCGAACACGCTCGTCGCGGCCGGCCCGGACGGCGCCATTGCCGCCCTGTACCGCAAGATCCACCTCTACGACGCGTTCGGCTTCCGCGAGTCCGACGTGGTCGAGGCCGGGCCGATCACCGCGCCGGAGACGTTCGAGGTGGACGGCCTCACCTTCGGCCTCCAGACCTGTTACGACCTGCGCTTCCCCGAGGTGACGCGGCGGCTCGCGGACGCGGGCGCGCAGGTGGTGCTGCTGCCCGCGGAGTGGGTGCCGGGGCCGCTGAAGGAGTACCACTGGAGCACGCTGGTGCGGGCGCGCGCGATCGAGAACACCGTCTACGTCGCCGCCGCGGACCAGGCCGCGCCCACCGGTTCCGGCACCAGCCTGGTCGTCGACCCGATGGGCGTGGTGGTCGCCTCCCTGGGCGAGCAGACCGGCACCGCGGTCGCCGAGGTGACGGCGGCGCGGATTACCGAGGTTCGGGCGAAGAACCCGGCGTTGGACCTTCGGCGGTTCACGGTCGCCGAACGCTGA